A part of Leifsonia xyli subsp. xyli str. CTCB07 genomic DNA contains:
- a CDS encoding alkaline phosphatase family protein yields MIRRKLLLIGIDGLRIDDALRRPPSGSAPPLAPVLSTCASAGTMLTMTMEVPTISGPGWSSLLTGAPHAEHSVSENSFRGHTLHRHLDLLSRAYIADTSRRTFAAASWPPIVDPAGPGPIIASRPDQTRTGQHRGVVRDGETYGYRWADGEIAACARLALREAGPDVSFVSLGETDEAGHLYGGSSAEYAVAVGPVDAHIGRLLAEIEARVARAGAEEEWLVALTTDHGHLDEGGHGGGEAVLSRSFLALRRYGSEDPLPAGTSIHPWEVVSLLLTDLTR; encoded by the coding sequence ATGATCCGCCGCAAGCTCCTCCTGATCGGGATCGACGGTCTGCGCATCGACGACGCGCTGCGCCGGCCCCCCTCTGGCTCGGCCCCGCCGCTCGCCCCCGTCTTGTCGACGTGCGCGAGCGCGGGAACGATGCTGACCATGACAATGGAGGTCCCCACGATCTCCGGTCCCGGCTGGTCATCGCTCCTGACCGGCGCTCCGCACGCGGAGCACTCGGTCTCCGAAAACTCGTTTCGCGGTCACACACTCCACCGCCACCTCGACCTCCTCAGCCGCGCGTACATCGCCGATACGTCCCGTCGCACCTTCGCGGCGGCGAGCTGGCCGCCGATTGTGGACCCCGCCGGCCCGGGACCGATCATCGCGAGCCGCCCGGATCAGACGCGGACCGGACAGCACCGGGGCGTCGTGCGAGACGGCGAGACCTACGGCTACCGCTGGGCCGACGGCGAGATCGCCGCCTGCGCGCGGCTCGCGCTGCGCGAAGCGGGGCCGGATGTCTCGTTCGTCTCCCTCGGAGAGACCGACGAGGCCGGACACCTGTACGGCGGCAGCTCAGCCGAATACGCGGTGGCTGTCGGCCCCGTCGACGCGCACATCGGGCGCCTCCTCGCCGAGATCGAGGCCCGGGTCGCCCGCGCCGGGGCGGAGGAAGAATGGCTCGTCGCCCTGACGACCGACCACGGCCACCTCGACGAGGGCGGGCACGGCGGCGGTGAGGCAGTGCTGAGCCGGTCCTTCCTCGCCCTGCGCCGATACGGGTCGGAGGATCCGCTCCCCGCCGGGACCTCCATCCATCCTTGGGAGGTCGTGTCCCTGCTCCTGACGGATCTGACGCGCTGA
- a CDS encoding phosphonatase-like hydrolase: MTISLVSLDLAGTTIDEGGIVYDVLRQSVTEAVGAPVPAEVLDGWTGTDKREAVEGLLTALGADPAKTAAVHAAFAERLDAAYAAATPRLFPGVREAVASLRASGVKVGLHTGYERVVAERLLEKVEWAVGADVDALATSEDVAASRPAPYLVFRTMESTATRSVQEMLVAGDTPNDLRAGIASGARLVVGVLSGASSAETLGRHPHTHLLASVAALPELLAAAGELPR; encoded by the coding sequence ATGACCATCTCTCTCGTCTCCCTCGACCTGGCCGGCACCACGATCGACGAGGGCGGCATCGTCTACGACGTGCTCCGGCAGAGCGTCACCGAGGCCGTGGGAGCGCCTGTCCCCGCCGAGGTGCTCGACGGCTGGACCGGCACCGACAAACGGGAGGCGGTCGAGGGGCTCCTCACAGCCCTCGGGGCGGACCCGGCGAAGACAGCGGCGGTCCACGCCGCCTTCGCCGAGCGTCTGGACGCCGCCTACGCGGCCGCCACGCCGCGCCTCTTCCCCGGCGTGCGCGAGGCCGTCGCCTCGCTGCGCGCGTCCGGAGTGAAGGTCGGACTGCACACGGGATATGAGCGGGTCGTGGCCGAGAGGCTGCTCGAGAAGGTCGAGTGGGCGGTGGGCGCGGACGTGGACGCCCTTGCGACCTCGGAGGATGTCGCCGCGTCCCGCCCCGCGCCCTATCTGGTGTTCCGGACCATGGAATCGACAGCGACGCGCTCCGTGCAGGAGATGCTCGTCGCCGGCGACACCCCCAATGATCTCCGTGCGGGCATCGCCTCCGGGGCGCGGCTCGTCGTGGGGGTCCTCAGCGGCGCGAGCAGCGCGGAGACGCTGGGCCGGCACCCGCACACCCACCTGCTCGCCAGTGTGGCGGCGCTGCCCGAGCTGCTCGCCGCGGCCGGGGAGCTGCCGCGATGA
- a CDS encoding GntR family transcriptional regulator, with product MKVPLHETVRTALRERILNGGLPAGAALPSEAELCAQFGASRGPVRQALTALNTEGLIETSQGRVPVVARAPLAHAIDDFFSFSAWVRALGRTPGQRTIEIALRRPRAQIALALGLADGEQAVELVRVRSIDGEPVMIERTAFAERVGRLLFEFDPDAGSLFDALLTRGAQLDRGEHTIDAVAADELAAAELSVALGAPLLRVRHVTTSDDGDILEVSDDRYRPDRATLIIHNSRSRSMPRPLVARSITPEGTA from the coding sequence ATGAAGGTGCCCCTGCATGAGACCGTCCGCACCGCTCTGCGAGAGCGCATCCTGAACGGCGGGCTCCCCGCCGGTGCGGCGTTGCCCAGCGAAGCAGAGCTGTGCGCGCAGTTCGGCGCGTCTCGCGGTCCGGTGCGGCAAGCCCTGACAGCGCTGAACACCGAGGGGCTCATCGAGACCAGCCAGGGGCGCGTACCGGTCGTCGCCCGCGCTCCCCTCGCGCACGCGATCGACGACTTCTTCTCGTTCTCAGCCTGGGTCCGCGCCCTCGGCCGCACTCCGGGTCAGCGCACGATCGAGATCGCCCTGCGCCGGCCCCGGGCGCAGATCGCCCTCGCCCTCGGACTCGCCGACGGCGAGCAGGCCGTCGAACTGGTGCGTGTGCGCTCGATCGACGGGGAACCGGTGATGATCGAACGGACCGCGTTCGCCGAGCGGGTCGGACGGCTCCTGTTCGAGTTCGACCCGGATGCCGGATCGCTCTTCGACGCGCTGCTCACGCGGGGCGCGCAGCTCGACCGCGGCGAGCACACGATCGACGCCGTCGCGGCCGATGAGCTCGCCGCCGCAGAGCTGAGCGTCGCACTCGGCGCTCCCCTGCTGCGGGTGCGCCACGTCACGACCTCCGACGACGGAGACATCCTCGAAGTCTCGGACGACCGGTATCGGCCTGATCGAGCGACGCTGATCATCCACAACTCCCGCTCGCGTTCCATGCCCCGGCCCTTGGTGGCGCGCAGCATAACCCCGGAAGGCACAGCATGA
- a CDS encoding ABC transporter substrate-binding protein gives MEKHPIERRPRRRVARVAALIATTAAIAATLSACAGASSASTNGSSLTLVQKQKVASVADFGGMDALVAAAKAEGHLNVITLPPSWANYGKIIAGFQKKYPGIQVNSENPNGSSADEVAAARAQKGQSSAPDVFDIGTSVLSQNLDLVTPYKVSKWSDIPAEFKDPKGAWYYDYTGLMSIGYDSKAITTAPASIDDLLGAAYHGKVVALIASKQATVIGEMGASVPPAITACASPR, from the coding sequence ATGGAAAAGCACCCGATCGAACGCCGTCCCCGTCGGCGTGTCGCGCGCGTCGCGGCCCTCATCGCGACGACGGCTGCGATCGCAGCGACGCTCAGCGCCTGCGCGGGCGCCTCGTCGGCCAGCACGAACGGTTCGAGCCTCACGCTCGTTCAGAAGCAGAAGGTGGCCAGCGTCGCCGACTTCGGCGGTATGGACGCTCTGGTCGCTGCGGCGAAGGCGGAGGGCCACCTCAACGTCATCACCCTGCCGCCGTCCTGGGCCAACTACGGGAAGATCATCGCGGGCTTCCAGAAGAAGTACCCCGGCATCCAGGTCAACTCCGAGAACCCCAACGGCTCCAGCGCCGACGAGGTCGCCGCAGCGCGGGCGCAGAAAGGACAGAGCAGCGCTCCCGACGTCTTCGACATCGGCACCTCGGTGCTCAGCCAGAACCTCGACCTCGTCACGCCGTACAAGGTGTCGAAATGGTCGGACATCCCCGCTGAGTTCAAAGACCCCAAGGGCGCGTGGTACTACGACTACACCGGCCTGATGTCGATCGGCTACGACTCGAAGGCCATCACGACGGCTCCGGCCTCGATCGACGACCTCCTCGGCGCCGCCTACCACGGCAAAGTCGTGGCTTTAATCGCGTCGAAACAGGCCACAGTGATCGGAGAGATGGGCGCGTCAGTGCCACCAGCAATAACGGCCTGCGCCTCTCCACGCTGA
- a CDS encoding beta-ketoacyl synthase N-terminal-like domain-containing protein encodes MLETSGITGSLTAKRVAITGIGFIAPGKAGREAFLSLITSGGSGVRRISRFDPSPSRSQIAGECDIDDESIVFQTADEVAGPVPVDRSIRLAIAATDEALKDAFHNGADAEDLTALLGVSYGSAVGGSLRMVDLFDHFTDEGKRWLCPFGEKSAPLFEGLLPSTLEVRLADRYNVARPVSIVSAGFTSGLNAVGQGAEMIQRGEAQAVIAGGTDAPISPITVACFDAIKATTLPW; translated from the coding sequence ATGCTTGAGACCTCCGGAATAACTGGCTCGCTTACGGCCAAAAGGGTTGCTATCACCGGGATCGGTTTCATTGCGCCGGGAAAGGCAGGCCGAGAGGCTTTCTTGTCTTTGATTACTTCTGGAGGCTCGGGCGTACGTCGCATCAGCCGATTCGATCCGAGTCCGTCTCGTTCCCAGATCGCTGGAGAATGCGACATCGACGATGAATCCATTGTCTTCCAGACGGCCGATGAGGTCGCTGGCCCAGTCCCGGTCGACCGAAGTATTCGCTTGGCGATCGCAGCGACAGACGAGGCTCTCAAAGATGCGTTTCACAACGGCGCTGACGCAGAAGACCTCACTGCTCTCCTGGGAGTGTCCTACGGTTCTGCGGTTGGCGGCTCGCTACGCATGGTGGACTTGTTTGACCACTTCACTGACGAGGGAAAACGCTGGCTGTGCCCGTTTGGGGAAAAATCGGCTCCTCTCTTTGAAGGCCTTCTGCCCAGCACGCTTGAAGTGCGTTTGGCTGATCGGTATAACGTCGCCAGGCCTGTTTCCATCGTGTCAGCCGGGTTTACCTCCGGTCTGAACGCTGTCGGTCAAGGCGCAGAGATGATTCAGCGTGGAGAGGCGCAGGCCGTTATTGCTGGTGGCACTGACGCGCCCATCTCTCCGATCACTGTGGCCTGTTTCGACGCGATTAAAGCCACGACTTTGCCGTGGTAG
- a CDS encoding TetR family transcriptional regulator has translation MDTALGIIAKRDFDGLTMRALAQELDTGPAALCIYFGNRKSMQPTPIERDRWAIRTLIARIAANQSVDEPGFKSIPEK, from the coding sequence GTGGACACGGCGCTGGGGATCATTGCGAAGCGAGACTTTGATGGGCTCACGATGCGCGCGCTTGCGCAGGAACTCGACACGGGTCCCGCAGCTTTATGCATCTATTTCGGCAACAGGAAGTCGATGCAGCCTACGCCCATCGAACGAGATCGATGGGCTATCCGCACGCTCATCGCGAGAATAGCAGCGAACCAATCCGTAGACGAGCCGGGCTTCAAAAGCATTCCTGAAAAATAA
- the truB gene encoding tRNA pseudouridine(55) synthase TruB, with product MIGSGLLLIDKPGGWTSHDVVARVRRLAGTRKVGHAGTLDPMATGLLVLGLNSSTRLLTYIVGAEKEYVGTIRLGAATTTDDIEGEILERAEPAALAAVAESSIAEGIAALTGEIEQVPSAVSAVKVDGKRAYARVRAGEEVVLPARAVTVSAFRLLSERREQDAIDLEVRVVCSSGTYIRSLARDLGARLGVGGHLAALRRTRVGGYDVRRAHELATLEPAAALIPATEAASSLFERLRLTEQQATDLAHGKRLHLAGWEGPRGEPVAAIAPSGSLVGLIEFRGKEARTLVNFPADEIA from the coding sequence ATGATCGGCAGCGGTCTCCTTCTGATCGACAAACCCGGGGGCTGGACGAGTCACGATGTCGTCGCCCGCGTCCGGCGCCTGGCGGGCACGCGCAAGGTCGGTCACGCTGGGACGCTCGACCCGATGGCGACGGGGCTCCTCGTCCTGGGCCTGAACTCCTCCACCCGGCTGCTGACGTACATCGTTGGCGCTGAGAAGGAGTATGTCGGGACGATCCGGCTTGGCGCCGCCACGACGACCGACGACATCGAGGGTGAGATCCTCGAGCGGGCGGAACCGGCCGCCCTCGCCGCGGTCGCGGAGTCGTCCATCGCCGAGGGCATCGCGGCGCTTACCGGCGAGATCGAGCAGGTTCCGAGCGCCGTCAGCGCTGTCAAAGTGGACGGCAAGCGCGCGTACGCCCGAGTGCGGGCGGGCGAAGAGGTCGTCCTTCCGGCGCGCGCGGTGACGGTGAGCGCGTTCCGCCTGCTCTCCGAGCGCCGGGAGCAGGATGCCATCGACCTGGAGGTCCGCGTCGTCTGTTCTTCGGGCACCTACATCCGCTCGCTCGCGCGCGATCTTGGCGCTCGGCTCGGCGTCGGCGGGCACCTCGCGGCCCTGCGGCGCACGCGGGTGGGCGGCTATGATGTGCGCCGCGCCCACGAACTCGCCACGCTCGAGCCCGCGGCTGCGCTCATCCCGGCCACCGAGGCGGCGTCGTCCTTGTTCGAGCGGCTCCGGCTGACCGAACAGCAGGCGACCGACCTCGCGCACGGGAAGCGCCTCCACCTCGCCGGCTGGGAGGGACCCCGGGGCGAGCCGGTCGCGGCGATCGCCCCGAGCGGAAGCCTGGTCGGGCTCATCGAGTTCCGGGGAAAGGAAGCGAGGACCCTCGTGAACTTCCCGGCGGACGAGATTGCGTGA
- a CDS encoding bifunctional riboflavin kinase/FAD synthetase, whose translation MKVFTAVADVPAGYGPSAVTIGKFDGVHTGHRAVIARLRQVADERGLAATVITFDRNPLEVIAPEKCPPALVSNRQKLDLLAGTGIDATLMVPFDRALAELSPDEFVRRILVDRLRAAVVLVGSDFRYGRGGAGDVAFLRERGEQYGFAVELIDDVRPERGRRVSSTWIRELLAEGDVAHAALLLGQVPTVRGVVVHGAVRGRELGFPTANLSPELEGLIPADGVYAGFLTDDGQRWPSAISVGNNPTFEGVPHKQVEAYALDRELDLYGHTVELAFHERIRGMVAYAGVEPLIAQIRDDVERARRILAPGAAE comes from the coding sequence GTGAAGGTCTTCACCGCGGTCGCCGACGTCCCCGCTGGATACGGGCCGAGCGCTGTGACCATCGGCAAGTTCGACGGTGTCCACACCGGTCACCGCGCTGTCATCGCGCGCCTGCGCCAGGTCGCGGACGAGCGCGGGCTCGCCGCGACGGTGATCACCTTCGACCGCAACCCGCTCGAGGTGATCGCTCCGGAGAAATGCCCGCCCGCGCTGGTGAGTAACCGGCAGAAGCTCGACCTGCTCGCCGGCACCGGGATCGACGCGACGCTCATGGTGCCTTTCGACCGCGCCCTCGCGGAGCTGAGCCCCGATGAGTTCGTGCGTCGCATCCTGGTCGACCGGCTGCGCGCGGCCGTCGTGCTGGTCGGCAGCGACTTCCGCTACGGGCGGGGCGGCGCGGGGGACGTGGCGTTCCTGCGCGAGCGGGGGGAGCAGTACGGCTTCGCCGTCGAGCTCATCGACGATGTGCGGCCGGAGCGCGGCCGCCGGGTCTCGTCCACCTGGATTCGCGAGCTGCTGGCGGAGGGGGATGTCGCGCACGCGGCGCTCCTGCTGGGTCAGGTCCCCACGGTGCGCGGCGTCGTCGTACACGGGGCCGTGCGCGGACGGGAGCTCGGCTTCCCGACCGCGAACCTGTCGCCGGAGCTGGAGGGCCTGATCCCGGCCGACGGTGTGTACGCGGGCTTTCTGACCGACGACGGCCAGCGCTGGCCGTCAGCGATCTCGGTCGGGAACAATCCGACCTTCGAGGGCGTGCCGCACAAGCAGGTCGAGGCGTATGCTCTCGACCGGGAGCTGGACCTGTACGGCCACACGGTCGAGCTCGCCTTCCATGAGCGCATCCGGGGGATGGTCGCGTATGCGGGGGTGGAGCCGCTGATCGCGCAGATCCGCGACGATGTGGAGCGTGCGCGCCGCATCCTGGCGCCCGGGGCCGCGGAGTGA
- a CDS encoding MFS transporter yields MLLIALGLMLAGHLVRAASGSFVQLAIGSAVAFAGMGVGNVLLPPLVKRYFPDRIGLVTALYATVMSVSTLRPPLVAVPVADASSWHVSLGMWALVSVLAIVLWLRIMLTRTPAHPDHDVEVEQADHSAVARVWRSGLGWAMAIVFATSSLNAYAMFGWLPQILHDVAGTPPAEAGTLLSVYTAMGVPAGLLVPLLAARMRNVALLVYAGVAFFVIGYLGLIFAPTTATVLWVAIAGLGPLLFPLSLVLINTRTRTHAGSVALSGFAQGIGYVIGSFGPLAVGLLHEVTGAWTLALALLTATALAAAAAGAVVARPVPLEDR; encoded by the coding sequence GTGCTCCTGATCGCGCTCGGCCTCATGCTCGCCGGGCACCTCGTGCGCGCCGCCTCCGGCTCGTTCGTCCAGCTGGCGATCGGCTCGGCGGTCGCCTTCGCCGGCATGGGCGTGGGCAATGTTCTGCTGCCGCCGCTCGTGAAGCGGTACTTCCCGGACCGGATCGGTCTTGTCACCGCGCTGTACGCGACGGTCATGTCGGTCAGCACACTGCGGCCGCCGCTTGTCGCGGTGCCAGTCGCCGACGCGTCGAGCTGGCATGTCTCGCTCGGGATGTGGGCGCTGGTGAGTGTGCTCGCCATCGTTCTGTGGCTGCGCATCATGCTCACCCGCACACCCGCGCATCCCGACCACGATGTCGAGGTCGAGCAGGCGGACCACTCGGCGGTCGCGCGGGTGTGGCGGTCCGGGCTCGGCTGGGCGATGGCCATCGTGTTCGCGACCTCGAGCCTCAACGCCTATGCGATGTTCGGCTGGCTGCCGCAGATCCTGCACGATGTGGCGGGAACGCCGCCCGCGGAGGCCGGAACGCTCCTGTCGGTGTATACCGCTATGGGGGTCCCGGCCGGGCTGCTGGTGCCGCTCCTCGCCGCGCGGATGCGGAACGTCGCTCTGCTCGTCTACGCCGGGGTCGCGTTCTTTGTGATCGGCTATCTGGGGCTCATTTTCGCCCCGACGACCGCGACGGTGCTCTGGGTCGCCATCGCAGGTCTCGGGCCTCTGCTGTTCCCGCTCAGTCTGGTGCTCATCAACACGAGGACCCGGACGCACGCCGGCTCCGTCGCCCTCAGCGGCTTCGCCCAGGGCATCGGCTATGTCATCGGCTCGTTCGGCCCGCTCGCCGTCGGCCTCCTGCACGAGGTGACCGGCGCCTGGACCCTGGCCCTCGCGCTCCTCACCGCCACCGCCCTCGCGGCCGCTGCGGCCGGAGCCGTCGTCGCCCGGCCCGTGCCGCTCGAAGACCGGTAG
- a CDS encoding aldehyde dehydrogenase family protein, with the protein MSRLFVPKTYKLYIGGKFPRSESGRTYEVVSAQGAFLANAAKASRKDARDAVVAARAAVSGWSGATAYNRGQVLYRIAELMEGRRAQFADEIQQAEGVGAAAGAQVDEAIDRWVWYAGWADKFAQVVGNANPVAGSYVNISVPEPTGVVAIVAPQDSSLLGVVSAIAPALVSGNTVVAVASERFPLSAISLGEALATSDVPGGVVNILTGSPAEIAPWLASHADVNVLDLVGAGDLEWIDLQIAAADTLKRVLPPENGPDAAPPSLDRIAFFTETKTLWHMKSLL; encoded by the coding sequence ATGAGCCGGCTCTTCGTGCCGAAGACCTACAAGCTCTACATCGGCGGAAAGTTCCCGCGCAGCGAGTCCGGCCGCACCTACGAGGTGGTCTCCGCCCAGGGGGCCTTCCTCGCGAACGCGGCCAAAGCCTCGCGCAAGGACGCCCGGGATGCGGTGGTGGCTGCGCGCGCAGCTGTCTCCGGCTGGTCCGGTGCCACGGCCTACAATCGCGGCCAGGTGCTGTACCGCATCGCCGAGCTGATGGAGGGCCGTCGCGCGCAGTTCGCGGACGAGATCCAGCAGGCGGAGGGCGTCGGCGCCGCCGCGGGAGCCCAGGTGGACGAGGCCATCGACCGCTGGGTCTGGTACGCCGGATGGGCGGACAAGTTCGCTCAGGTCGTCGGCAACGCCAACCCGGTCGCCGGTTCCTACGTCAACATCTCGGTGCCGGAGCCGACCGGTGTCGTCGCCATCGTCGCACCGCAGGACTCCAGCCTGCTCGGCGTCGTGAGCGCCATCGCCCCTGCCCTTGTCTCCGGCAACACGGTCGTCGCGGTCGCGAGCGAGCGTTTCCCGCTCTCGGCCATCAGCCTGGGCGAGGCGCTGGCGACGAGCGACGTCCCCGGTGGCGTGGTCAACATCCTGACCGGATCGCCCGCCGAGATCGCGCCCTGGCTCGCTTCGCACGCCGATGTGAACGTGCTCGACCTTGTGGGCGCGGGCGACCTGGAGTGGATCGACCTGCAGATCGCCGCGGCGGACACCCTGAAGCGCGTCCTCCCGCCGGAGAACGGCCCCGACGCGGCTCCGCCGTCCCTCGACCGGATCGCGTTCTTCACCGAGACGAAGACCCTGTGGCACATGAAGAGTCTTCTGTGA
- a CDS encoding ABC transporter substrate-binding protein, giving the protein MRLPASRLLSVAALALLAGLTACSVPADTGSTTVPSATPLAGGVDPAALAKALRQFPAEPPSNVVSASVPLAEILHELGVPVAGVPSTTTQQLPESLADVPRIGSSMAPDVEKIVELAPGLVIAAESARSTVEASLADTGTPSAFLKTDTLADAKLAVKTLGAAFDREEQASAVLDRLGAAEAKLRALRPATAGKPTKALLLIGAADSFMVMSDGSYAGSLVALTGADNIADSQLGATGAFTAVDLEKVIAAAPDVVLVLSSGGTDAAQRAIDAEFAARPAWRSFPAVVDGRVHVLDYGRFGYTSLAVLPAAADELSGFLR; this is encoded by the coding sequence ATGCGCCTGCCGGCCTCCCGTCTCCTCTCCGTCGCCGCTCTCGCGCTGCTCGCCGGGCTCACCGCGTGCAGCGTCCCAGCCGACACCGGCTCCACAACCGTCCCGTCCGCGACGCCCCTCGCTGGCGGCGTCGACCCGGCCGCGCTCGCCAAGGCGCTCAGACAGTTCCCGGCCGAGCCGCCCTCGAATGTCGTCAGCGCGTCCGTCCCGCTCGCCGAGATCCTCCACGAGCTCGGGGTCCCGGTTGCCGGGGTCCCGTCGACCACGACACAGCAGCTGCCGGAGTCGCTCGCCGATGTTCCGCGCATCGGCAGCTCGATGGCGCCCGATGTCGAGAAGATCGTCGAACTGGCCCCCGGCCTCGTCATCGCGGCCGAGTCGGCGCGGTCCACTGTGGAGGCATCGCTCGCGGACACCGGCACGCCGAGCGCCTTCCTCAAGACCGATACGCTCGCGGACGCAAAGCTCGCGGTGAAGACCCTCGGCGCGGCTTTCGACCGCGAGGAGCAGGCGAGCGCCGTCCTGGACCGGCTGGGCGCAGCCGAGGCCAAGTTGCGCGCCCTGCGGCCGGCCACAGCAGGCAAGCCGACCAAGGCGCTCCTGCTCATCGGCGCCGCCGACTCGTTCATGGTCATGAGCGACGGTTCTTACGCCGGCTCCCTGGTCGCGCTCACCGGAGCCGACAACATCGCCGACTCCCAGCTGGGCGCGACCGGCGCCTTCACCGCGGTGGACCTCGAAAAGGTCATCGCCGCCGCACCGGATGTCGTTCTCGTCCTCTCCTCGGGCGGCACGGATGCGGCTCAGCGGGCCATCGACGCCGAGTTCGCCGCACGGCCAGCGTGGCGGAGCTTCCCGGCGGTCGTGGACGGCCGGGTACACGTCCTCGACTACGGTCGATTCGGCTACACCTCGCTCGCCGTGCTTCCGGCCGCTGCCGACGAGCTGAGCGGTTTCCTGCGGTGA
- a CDS encoding ABC transporter ATP-binding protein, translating into MSAAPPAALVSARDVSVGYGRKRAVRGVSLDVAAGETIALIGPNGSGKSSLLRAFAGRVPVAGGSVRIGGRDIARAGPRERARAAGLLEQRNPAPADLTVRELAGYGRHPHRRWFERGGEADRDAVDWALAHTGMLADADRVVAELSGGEAQRAWLAMVLA; encoded by the coding sequence ATGAGCGCCGCTCCTCCCGCCGCGCTGGTCTCCGCCCGGGACGTGTCCGTGGGCTACGGCCGCAAGCGGGCCGTCCGCGGCGTCTCCCTCGACGTCGCCGCGGGCGAGACCATCGCGCTCATCGGTCCCAATGGTTCGGGGAAATCGTCGCTGCTGCGCGCGTTCGCTGGCCGTGTGCCGGTCGCTGGCGGCTCGGTCCGCATCGGTGGCCGGGACATCGCTCGCGCCGGCCCCCGCGAGCGTGCCCGTGCCGCCGGGTTGCTCGAACAGAGGAACCCCGCTCCGGCCGACCTCACCGTCCGCGAACTCGCGGGGTATGGGCGGCATCCTCACCGCCGCTGGTTCGAGCGCGGGGGCGAGGCCGACCGCGACGCCGTCGACTGGGCGCTGGCGCACACCGGGATGCTCGCCGACGCGGATCGCGTCGTCGCCGAGCTCTCCGGCGGCGAAGCGCAGCGCGCCTGGCTCGCCATGGTCCTCGCCTAG
- a CDS encoding ABC transporter ATP-binding protein produces the protein MLLLDEPTTYLDIAHQADVLEVAGELRRALGMTVVLVLHDLSHAAAVADRVLALHEGAALATGTPAEPFTPETIDALYGVGAEVTPGVDGRPPRIHLDHRVRRGQRTHPDQKERP, from the coding sequence GTGCTGCTCCTCGACGAGCCGACCACCTACCTCGACATCGCCCACCAGGCCGACGTGCTGGAGGTGGCGGGCGAACTGCGGAGAGCGCTTGGGATGACGGTCGTCTTGGTGCTGCACGACCTCAGCCACGCCGCTGCGGTCGCCGATCGCGTGCTCGCCCTGCACGAGGGCGCCGCGCTCGCGACCGGGACGCCTGCCGAACCGTTCACGCCCGAGACGATCGACGCCCTCTACGGGGTCGGCGCCGAGGTCACCCCCGGCGTGGACGGCAGGCCGCCGCGCATCCACCTCGATCACCGTGTGCGGCGCGGCCAGCGCACCCATCCCGACCAGAAGGAGAGACCATGA
- a CDS encoding pyridoxamine 5'-phosphate oxidase family protein has translation MTSTTAVEHADERERYRTFLAERATLTLGVADRDGVPMVAVTPFAAVDDALYLYVSALADHHDALAAADEVAVLFRADEAGAPNLFALERARFRCAVRVVHDEGDEAVFDRFVEVTSPALVRLLRALDFRLYRLEPLAGRYVVGFGKAYDVDWAGDRFDHVVIDKTQS, from the coding sequence ATGACCTCTACCACCGCCGTCGAGCACGCCGACGAGCGTGAGCGCTACCGCACCTTCCTCGCCGAGCGCGCGACGCTGACCCTCGGCGTCGCCGACCGCGACGGCGTGCCGATGGTCGCCGTGACTCCGTTTGCCGCGGTCGACGATGCGCTCTATCTCTATGTCAGTGCCCTCGCCGACCACCATGACGCTCTCGCCGCCGCCGACGAGGTCGCTGTGCTCTTCCGCGCCGATGAGGCCGGCGCGCCCAACCTGTTCGCCCTCGAACGTGCGCGGTTCCGCTGCGCCGTGCGGGTCGTACACGATGAAGGCGACGAGGCTGTGTTCGATCGGTTTGTGGAGGTCACGAGTCCAGCGCTCGTCCGGCTGCTCCGCGCCCTCGACTTCCGTCTCTACCGGCTCGAACCGCTCGCCGGCCGGTACGTCGTCGGGTTCGGGAAGGCTTACGATGTGGACTGGGCCGGTGACCGCTTCGACCATGTCGTCATCGACAAGACGCAGAGCTGA